The bacterium genome contains the following window.
AACTGCCATATCCAGCCTATTAAGGTCTTTTTTTAACTCTTCTCTGATTAATGCTTCGGTTCTCACAGCCTTATCCCTTCCTGCAAAACCAGTTCTTTAAACGCATCGTTCTCATTAAACATAGAAGATACTATGTCAATTTTTTGCTCGCCAAATTTCTCAAAATATCGCCATTTTATTTTGGCTTTTTCCTTCCATCTTATTTTCCTGTCAGATAGAATCATAATATCTATATCTCCACCCTTTTTTTTGT
Protein-coding sequences here:
- a CDS encoding nucleotidyltransferase domain-containing protein, producing the protein MRISAEQLEFLKREILLLVPDAVVYLFGSRVDDKKKGGDIDIMILSDRKIRWKEKAKIKWRYFEKFGEQKIDIVSSMFNENDAFKELVLQEGIRL